In the genome of uncultured Fusobacterium sp., one region contains:
- a CDS encoding Nif3-like dinuclear metal center hexameric protein, translating to MKVKDIIGALEKKYPKINAESWDNVGLIVGKLNQEVKKVQFSLDATDRAIENAIKNSVDLIITHHPMIFKPVKSVTTMDNLGRKIIKLIENNKSLYAMHTNLDASKDGLNDYILNLLEVENSKIIDANEFDNEVGIGRLYTISKEMNIDEYANFIKKKLKIKNIRIISEDREKKVKKVALINGSGMSYWRKVKSLGADLFITGDIGYHDALDAKEAGINVFDIGHFESENCFVELLRKDIEGMGIEIITFNDGPIFEIY from the coding sequence ATAAAAGTAAAAGATATAATAGGAGCTTTAGAAAAGAAATATCCTAAAATAAATGCAGAAAGTTGGGATAATGTAGGATTGATTGTCGGAAAGTTAAATCAAGAGGTAAAAAAAGTTCAGTTTTCTCTTGATGCTACCGATAGAGCCATAGAAAATGCAATAAAAAATAGTGTAGATTTAATAATTACACATCATCCTATGATTTTTAAACCAGTAAAAAGTGTAACTACAATGGATAATTTAGGAAGAAAGATAATAAAACTTATAGAAAATAATAAATCGCTATATGCTATGCATACAAATTTAGATGCATCTAAAGATGGTTTAAATGACTATATTTTAAATCTGTTAGAAGTAGAAAATTCAAAGATTATTGATGCAAACGAGTTTGATAATGAAGTTGGAATAGGGAGATTATATACAATTTCAAAAGAGATGAATATAGATGAATATGCAAATTTTATTAAAAAAAAATTAAAAATAAAAAATATAAGAATAATTAGCGAAGATAGAGAAAAAAAAGTAAAAAAAGTTGCTCTTATAAATGGTTCTGGAATGAGTTATTGGAGAAAAGTTAAATCTTTAGGAGCAGATTTATTTATAACTGGAGATATAGGGTATCACGATGCCTTAGATGCTAAAGAAGCAGGAATAAACGTTTTTGATATTGGACACTTTGAAAGTGAAAATTGTTTTGTGGAATTATTAAGAAAAGATATAGAGGGAATGGGTATTGAGATTATAACTTTTAATGATGGACCTATTTTTGAAATATATTAA
- a CDS encoding sigma-70 family RNA polymerase sigma factor gives MKSIKLKDLEKLIIEKYSDDEKFKEFLKENKDLKVEVIVENIKLKELEDMEEFTEETVIDYLDEIANLEVISEEEEKEQLENIEDSEEIVIKYLGEVASIAFNYTREGIAYMDIVQEGTVGLMKAISNYNLEENGEFKNYCKFWIIKEMVMFIQNKVEDIKYEFMNYFKTKKENFGKEHHHEHEEEHEHGEVYLKEEDLLPSIEAIEKRERLVDKKINFFNLNNRLSLRHIEILNLYFGFGSEKRHSIYEIEEKLGLEKGQGETLFQEALLILSTVEGKIAL, from the coding sequence ATGAAGAGTATTAAGTTAAAAGATCTAGAAAAATTAATAATAGAAAAATATTCTGATGATGAGAAATTTAAAGAGTTTTTAAAAGAAAATAAAGATTTGAAAGTTGAAGTTATTGTTGAAAATATAAAATTAAAAGAACTAGAAGATATGGAGGAATTTACAGAGGAAACTGTTATAGATTATCTTGATGAAATAGCTAATTTAGAAGTTATAAGTGAAGAGGAAGAAAAAGAGCAATTAGAAAATATTGAAGATAGTGAAGAGATTGTAATAAAATATTTGGGAGAAGTAGCTTCTATAGCTTTTAATTATACTAGAGAGGGAATAGCTTATATGGATATTGTGCAAGAAGGAACAGTTGGACTTATGAAAGCTATATCAAATTATAATTTAGAAGAGAATGGAGAGTTTAAGAACTATTGTAAATTTTGGATAATAAAAGAGATGGTTATGTTTATTCAAAATAAAGTGGAAGATATAAAGTATGAATTTATGAACTACTTTAAAACTAAGAAAGAAAACTTTGGAAAAGAGCATCATCATGAACATGAAGAGGAGCATGAACATGGTGAAGTTTATTTGAAAGAGGAAGATCTTTTACCAAGTATTGAAGCCATAGAAAAAAGAGAAAGATTAGTTGATAAAAAAATAAATTTCTTTAATTTGAATAATAGATTAAGTTTAAGACATATAGAGATATTAAATCTTTATTTTGGTTTTGGAAGTGAAAAAAGACACTCTATATATGAGATAGAGGAAAAACTAGGATTGGAGAAAGGTCAAGGAGAAACTCTTTTCCAAGAGGCGCTTTTAATTCTTTCAACTGTTGAAGGGAAGATAGCTCTATGA
- the rpoD gene encoding RNA polymerase sigma factor RpoD, which translates to MRDFIKNEKVLSLVRKAMENKCITYEEINDELKSDFPVEKIEQLITGMMDQGIKIVRKEDLDREKKLVTALKTKEKSKSKAKVKPVSVPEEEEIKVVEKEDFPEEDDIDDFIDDRVDDIDDFDHFNPEELEEISEDELISDDLFNLSGDMKVDEPIKMYLREIGQIPLLSHDEELEYAKRALEGDDWAQKQLVEANLRLVVSIAKKHTNRGLKLLDLIQEGNIGLMKAVEKFEYTKGYKFSTYATWWIRQAITRAIADQGRTIRIPVHMIETINKIKKEARIYLQETGKDATPEVLAERLGMEVEKVKAIQEMNQDPISLETPVGSEEDSELGDFVEDQKMLNPYELTNRSLLREQLDGVLNTLSSREERVLRYRYGLDDGSPKTLEEVGKIFKVTRERIRQIEVKALRKLRHPSRRKKLEDFKV; encoded by the coding sequence ATGAGGGATTTTATAAAAAACGAAAAAGTTCTTTCTTTAGTCAGAAAAGCAATGGAAAATAAGTGTATAACTTATGAAGAGATAAATGATGAACTAAAGAGTGATTTTCCAGTTGAAAAAATAGAACAATTAATAACTGGAATGATGGATCAAGGAATAAAAATCGTTAGAAAAGAAGATCTAGATAGAGAAAAAAAATTAGTAACTGCTTTAAAAACAAAAGAAAAATCTAAGTCTAAAGCAAAAGTAAAACCAGTATCAGTTCCAGAAGAAGAAGAGATAAAAGTAGTGGAAAAAGAGGATTTTCCTGAAGAAGATGATATAGATGATTTTATTGATGATAGAGTAGATGATATAGATGATTTTGATCACTTTAATCCTGAAGAATTAGAAGAGATTAGTGAAGATGAGTTAATAAGTGATGATCTATTTAATCTATCTGGAGATATGAAAGTTGATGAGCCTATAAAAATGTATTTGAGAGAGATTGGACAGATCCCTCTATTAAGTCACGATGAAGAACTTGAATATGCTAAAAGAGCTTTAGAAGGGGACGATTGGGCACAAAAACAATTAGTTGAAGCTAACCTAAGACTTGTTGTAAGTATAGCTAAAAAACATACTAATAGAGGTTTAAAACTATTAGATTTAATTCAAGAAGGAAATATAGGTCTTATGAAAGCTGTTGAGAAATTTGAATATACTAAAGGATATAAATTCTCAACATATGCAACTTGGTGGATAAGACAAGCTATAACAAGAGCTATTGCAGATCAAGGAAGAACAATTAGAATCCCAGTTCATATGATAGAAACTATTAATAAAATTAAGAAAGAAGCTAGAATTTATCTTCAAGAAACAGGAAAGGATGCCACTCCAGAAGTATTAGCTGAAAGATTAGGAATGGAAGTTGAAAAGGTAAAAGCTATACAAGAGATGAACCAAGATCCTATATCATTGGAAACTCCAGTAGGAAGTGAAGAGGATAGTGAACTTGGAGATTTTGTTGAAGATCAAAAAATGCTAAATCCGTATGAGTTAACTAATAGATCTTTATTGAGAGAACAACTTGATGGAGTATTAAATACATTAAGTAGTAGAGAAGAGAGAGTTTTAAGATATAGATATGGATTAGATGATGGTTCTCCTAAGACTCTAGAAGAGGTTGGAAAAATATTTAAAGTAACAAGAGAAAGAATTAGACAAATAGAGGTAAAAGCTCTAAGAAAATTAAGACATCCAAGTAGAAGAAAAAAATTAGAGGATTTTAAAGTATAA
- the dnaG gene encoding DNA primase, which translates to MKYRSEDIDMLIESLRIEEVVGEFVELKKAGSNYKGLCPFHPDTTPSFMVNPSKNICKCFVCGAGGNPVTFYSKYKKIGFSEAVEELSKKYNIPIKGIKENSKENENFERYYKIMEDAHIFFQESIFSNSGREALEYLAGRKINPKIIKENRLGFAPNRWSELNDYLINKGHSLSDIISLGLVKESEKGQYDAFRNRIIFPIYSTSGKVIAFGGRTLEKSKEIPKYINSPDTPIFKKGKNLYGFERNSIIKKKNYAMLMEGYMDVLSGYLYGFDVALAPLGTALTEEQGKLLKRYTSNVILAFDSDAPGQSATERAGLILKSLGFNIRVLILEGAKDPDEFLKAYGRDEFLKAVKNSMEIFDFLFKYYSREFDLSNTMSKTNFVSRFKDFFQCIETDLEKSIYLDKLSKQLDIEKEILKETLIDKNKKKVRKFEEIKESSNFIREAAAPLLEELTLALIVKDKSYFKYFKNKNIKGSLTKKVFSYIEENEENIKSIVKEIKDEIVLTKSETEEWEIVICLAINDFSSEEKTQKLLEEIFVSWFRIEIKEQLKNRENLSRFMKIKSIEMQLSRAGNFSKVLDIYKEYEEIINL; encoded by the coding sequence ATGAAATATAGATCTGAAGATATAGATATGCTTATTGAGAGTTTAAGAATTGAAGAGGTAGTTGGCGAGTTTGTTGAATTAAAAAAAGCTGGATCTAATTATAAGGGACTATGTCCGTTTCATCCAGATACTACACCATCTTTTATGGTAAATCCAAGTAAAAATATTTGTAAATGTTTCGTATGTGGAGCAGGTGGAAATCCAGTAACATTTTATTCTAAGTATAAAAAAATAGGTTTTTCTGAGGCAGTGGAGGAGCTGTCTAAAAAATATAATATTCCTATAAAAGGAATAAAAGAAAATTCTAAAGAGAATGAAAATTTTGAAAGATATTATAAGATAATGGAAGATGCTCATATTTTTTTCCAGGAGAGTATATTTAGCAACTCTGGAAGAGAGGCTCTAGAGTATTTAGCAGGTAGAAAGATAAATCCTAAAATCATAAAAGAAAATAGATTAGGATTTGCTCCAAATAGATGGAGTGAACTTAATGATTATCTTATAAATAAGGGGCATAGTTTAAGTGATATAATATCTCTTGGATTGGTAAAAGAGAGTGAGAAAGGGCAGTATGATGCCTTTAGAAATAGAATTATTTTTCCTATTTATTCAACTTCTGGAAAGGTTATAGCTTTTGGAGGAAGAACTCTTGAAAAGAGTAAGGAGATACCTAAGTATATAAATTCACCAGATACTCCTATATTTAAAAAGGGAAAAAATTTATATGGATTTGAAAGAAATAGTATAATAAAGAAAAAAAATTATGCTATGTTGATGGAAGGGTATATGGATGTTCTATCTGGATATCTATATGGATTTGATGTAGCATTGGCACCTTTGGGAACGGCACTTACTGAGGAGCAGGGAAAGCTTTTAAAGAGATATACTTCAAATGTTATATTAGCTTTTGATTCTGATGCACCAGGGCAATCTGCAACAGAAAGAGCAGGACTAATATTGAAATCTTTGGGATTTAATATTAGAGTTTTAATTCTTGAGGGAGCAAAGGATCCAGATGAATTTTTAAAAGCTTATGGAAGAGATGAGTTTTTAAAAGCTGTAAAAAATTCTATGGAGATATTTGATTTTTTATTTAAGTATTACTCAAGAGAGTTTGATTTAAGTAATACAATGTCAAAAACCAATTTTGTAAGTAGATTCAAAGACTTTTTTCAATGTATAGAAACAGATTTAGAAAAGAGTATATATTTAGATAAATTATCTAAACAATTAGATATAGAAAAAGAGATATTAAAAGAAACTCTTATAGACAAAAATAAAAAGAAAGTTAGAAAATTTGAAGAGATAAAAGAGAGTAGTAACTTTATAAGAGAAGCAGCAGCTCCATTATTAGAGGAATTGACTTTAGCTTTAATAGTTAAAGATAAAAGTTACTTTAAATATTTTAAAAATAAGAATATAAAAGGATCACTTACAAAAAAAGTTTTTTCATATATTGAAGAAAATGAAGAAAATATAAAAAGTATTGTAAAAGAGATAAAAGATGAGATAGTATTAACAAAGTCTGAAACTGAAGAGTGGGAAATAGTTATTTGCTTAGCAATAAATGATTTTTCTAGTGAAGAAAAGACGCAAAAATTGTTAGAGGAGATTTTTGTCTCATGGTTTAGAATAGAGATAAAAGAACAGTTGAAAAATAGAGAGAATTTGAGCCGTTTTATGAAGATAAAGAGTATAGAGATGCAGTTAAGCAGGGCAGGAAATTTCTCTAAAGTATTGGATATATATAAAGAGTATGAAGAAATAATTAATCTATAA
- a CDS encoding peptidylprolyl isomerase: protein MAIRKFRKQMKPIIWFVTILFVLSGSYLTLMNLKGSMSGSGATYAFKLDGEKISKLEVERTKSTMIDGYSKYLGDKIDRSLIDIIAFNEVVDKNITLKIAEDLKVKVPGSEVSEQYDRIESSIGNKEQFKRMLQVQGYTRRSFKDELEKNLIVAKTLEKVRENITPTEDEIKEYYNENQYTMFNGKKLDEVKNSIVKELKEIKGNEEYAALLEQYRNKIKLENVADEYSAYVEKPELESDGFVITNLDMARRTLQNLFLTNGDREKARELSKDYFENQFKLVKAAVARGVKVDETLPIEYKFAEYNKGLFENIKNSLNPTDEQLKEFFNKNRMAYDIFPSTDAYIAILKVDPSEADKEAAKEKANEILKKLTVENFADMARENTDEPNSNGGDLGWFSKKDMVEPFQKAVFEGEVGKIYPKPVETIFGQHLIYIADRNDEEERAKASHILITPKISQETLEQKEKEIGELKVKLVENKIKFEDIAKENKDVLHSGLYSNINDAGYIPNLGYNSDLTKLIFKAPLNKIETAVINDAIFIFEKVKEVKYKAADFNENKDKIKDDYLNYQTQEEMKKLI, encoded by the coding sequence ATGGCAATTAGAAAATTTCGTAAACAAATGAAACCTATTATCTGGTTTGTCACTATATTATTTGTATTAAGTGGAAGTTATTTAACACTGATGAACCTTAAAGGAAGTATGAGTGGTAGTGGAGCTACTTATGCCTTTAAATTAGATGGAGAAAAAATATCGAAACTTGAAGTAGAAAGAACAAAATCTACAATGATTGATGGATATTCAAAATATTTAGGAGATAAAATAGATAGAAGTTTAATTGATATCATAGCTTTTAATGAAGTTGTAGATAAAAATATTACTTTGAAAATAGCTGAGGATTTAAAGGTTAAAGTACCTGGAAGTGAAGTTAGTGAGCAATATGATAGAATAGAAAGTTCTATTGGAAATAAAGAGCAGTTTAAAAGAATGCTACAAGTGCAAGGATATACTAGAAGAAGTTTTAAAGATGAATTAGAAAAAAATCTTATTGTAGCAAAAACTCTTGAAAAAGTTCGTGAAAATATTACTCCAACAGAAGACGAGATAAAAGAGTACTATAATGAAAATCAATATACTATGTTTAATGGGAAAAAATTAGATGAAGTTAAAAACAGTATAGTAAAAGAGCTAAAAGAGATAAAAGGTAATGAAGAGTATGCAGCATTATTAGAACAATATAGAAATAAAATAAAACTAGAAAATGTTGCTGATGAATACTCTGCTTATGTAGAAAAACCTGAATTAGAATCAGATGGATTTGTTATTACTAATTTAGATATGGCAAGAAGAACTTTACAAAATCTATTTTTAACAAATGGAGATAGAGAAAAAGCAAGAGAATTGAGCAAAGACTACTTTGAAAATCAATTTAAACTTGTAAAAGCTGCAGTTGCAAGAGGAGTAAAAGTAGATGAAACTCTTCCAATTGAATATAAATTTGCTGAGTACAATAAAGGACTTTTTGAAAATATAAAAAATTCTTTAAACCCTACAGATGAACAATTAAAAGAATTCTTTAATAAAAATAGAATGGCATATGATATTTTCCCAAGTACAGATGCTTATATTGCAATATTAAAAGTTGATCCTTCAGAAGCTGATAAAGAAGCTGCTAAAGAAAAAGCTAATGAGATTTTAAAAAAATTAACAGTTGAAAACTTTGCAGATATGGCAAGAGAAAACACTGATGAACCTAACTCTAATGGTGGAGATTTAGGTTGGTTCTCTAAAAAGGATATGGTTGAACCGTTCCAAAAAGCAGTATTTGAAGGAGAAGTAGGAAAGATATATCCTAAACCAGTTGAAACTATATTTGGACAACATTTAATTTATATAGCTGATAGAAATGATGAGGAAGAGAGAGCTAAAGCTAGTCATATATTAATTACTCCAAAAATATCTCAAGAAACTTTAGAACAAAAAGAGAAAGAGATAGGAGAATTAAAAGTAAAATTAGTTGAGAATAAAATAAAATTTGAAGATATAGCTAAAGAGAATAAAGATGTTCTTCATAGTGGACTTTATTCAAATATAAATGATGCTGGATATATTCCAAATCTAGGATATAATAGTGATCTTACAAAACTTATATTTAAAGCTCCTTTAAATAAAATAGAAACAGCAGTGATAAATGATGCAATCTTTATTTTTGAAAAAGTAAAAGAGGTAAAATATAAAGCTGCAGACTTTAATGAAAATAAAGATAAGATAAAAGATGATTATTTAAATTATCAAACTCAAGAAGAAATGAAAAAGCTTATTTAG
- a CDS encoding sigma-54 dependent transcriptional regulator, giving the protein MKNAILAISERKETLKQIRKELSEQYEIITFNNLLDALDMLRESDFDIVLLDEYLTWFNFAEAKRKLNGIGKDFVVVALLDDENEEILNELKNADIYNYMMKPVELREMNRIIMPALKNLEILKEKRKLEEKLLSSEEETEIVGQSSRIKDVKNLIEKVAESDLPVLITGENGLGKELVAKEIFKKSDRRKNNYIVVSCASMPEETMERELFGYERGAFTGANASKKGLLEEADGGTMFLDDISAMDVKIQSKLLRVIEYGELKRVGGNKTRRVDVRFIVASDKDLKDETEKGKFRKDLYHRLTVFPIEVPPLRDRKEDIPLLANYFLNKIVRELHRDTPVISGEAMKYLMEYSYPGNIRELKNMIERMVILSTDKIIGIEDLPLEIKMKSDTVENKTVVGVGPLKDILEQEIYSLADVEKVVIAIALQKTRWNKQETSKLLGIGRTTLYEKIRKYGLDFK; this is encoded by the coding sequence AATCTTCTTGATGCATTAGATATGTTAAGAGAAAGTGATTTTGATATTGTATTATTAGATGAATATTTAACTTGGTTTAATTTTGCAGAGGCAAAGAGAAAATTAAATGGTATTGGAAAAGATTTTGTAGTAGTTGCTCTTTTAGATGATGAAAATGAAGAGATTTTAAATGAACTAAAAAATGCAGATATCTATAACTATATGATGAAGCCAGTTGAATTAAGAGAGATGAACAGAATAATAATGCCAGCTCTTAAAAATCTTGAAATTTTAAAAGAAAAGAGAAAATTAGAGGAAAAATTACTAAGTAGCGAAGAAGAAACTGAAATAGTAGGACAATCTTCAAGAATTAAAGATGTTAAAAACCTTATAGAAAAAGTTGCTGAAAGCGATCTACCTGTTCTTATTACTGGAGAAAATGGGCTTGGAAAAGAACTAGTAGCTAAAGAAATATTCAAGAAAAGTGACAGAAGAAAAAATAATTACATTGTTGTAAGTTGTGCATCTATGCCAGAAGAAACAATGGAAAGAGAACTTTTCGGATATGAAAGAGGGGCATTTACTGGAGCTAATGCAAGTAAAAAAGGATTATTAGAAGAAGCTGATGGAGGAACTATGTTCTTAGATGATATTTCAGCTATGGATGTAAAAATTCAATCTAAACTTCTAAGAGTTATTGAATATGGAGAATTAAAAAGAGTAGGAGGAAATAAAACTAGAAGAGTAGATGTAAGATTTATTGTTGCTAGTGATAAAGACCTTAAAGATGAAACAGAAAAGGGAAAATTCAGAAAAGATCTATACCATAGATTAACAGTATTCCCAATTGAAGTTCCACCTCTAAGAGATAGAAAAGAAGATATTCCTCTACTAGCTAACTATTTCTTAAATAAGATAGTTAGAGAACTTCATAGAGACACTCCAGTTATTTCAGGAGAAGCTATGAAATATTTAATGGAATATTCTTATCCTGGAAATATTAGAGAGTTAAAAAATATGATAGAAAGAATGGTTATACTTTCTACTGATAAAATAATTGGAATAGAAGATCTACCATTAGAAATAAAAATGAAATCTGATACTGTTGAAAATAAAACAGTTGTAGGAGTTGGACCATTAAAAGATATTCTTGAACAAGAGATCTATAGTTTAGCAGATGTGGAAAAAGTAGTTATAGCTATTGCTCTTCAAAAAACAAGATGGAATAAACAAGAAACATCAAAACTTCTTGGAATTGGAAGAACAACTCTATATGAAAAAATTAGAAAATACGGTTTAGATTTTAAATAA